A single region of the Solwaraspora sp. WMMD406 genome encodes:
- a CDS encoding NACHT domain-containing protein, giving the protein MAWTTIGPPIADRWSNIRSDGDPAPLNLDGHLDLGHPDALHSVLTDQRLRGRVVILGEPGAGKTSLLLREALRLLQTRTAEDPVPVLLRLPTWNPDEQTLEQWISSQLATEYGYQGSITTGQLLPLLDGLDEMPAPRRARAIRAISNTFDPDQPLVLTSRTTEYLDTLTDLPGTTMAAAAVLELAAIPADVVRAHLQQTTSRPDDWAAAFDLDTTQHGGRLAAALNAPLWIDLARITHTDPDQPDNQPARLLDLPDTDTVHAYLLDRLIPAAYPDPPEPDPTGRTWRRADAHRYLRNLANHMHRHNTQDVAWWELVHALPRPIRLVFEFVAGLVAGLVAGLVAGLVAGLLVGLLVGLVVGLVFGLVFGFEGGLEGGRATLSRRELRWRRSNRPLFRRIGSVLVVGLVSGLVFGFVGGLLFGGVSGLLGGLVSGLVSGLVFGFVGGLVVGLLYELSREFTTLFDSSDADTASDPLALLYDDRRRSLAGAIWIGLWLGLTFGLAFGFVGGLVGGLVSGLVGGLVFGFVLGLVGGLVLNAWGAFQVARLWWCIRNELPWPIMAFLADAHRRGVLRQAGGVYQFRHALLRDRLAQHDDQTR; this is encoded by the coding sequence GTGGCCTGGACCACGATCGGCCCGCCGATCGCCGACCGCTGGAGCAACATCCGTAGTGACGGCGACCCGGCTCCGCTGAACCTTGACGGTCACCTCGACCTGGGCCACCCCGACGCCCTGCACAGCGTCCTGACTGACCAGCGGCTGCGCGGCCGGGTCGTCATCCTCGGCGAGCCCGGCGCGGGCAAGACCTCACTGCTACTACGCGAAGCCCTGCGACTCCTCCAGACCCGCACCGCAGAAGACCCAGTGCCGGTGCTGCTGCGCCTGCCGACCTGGAACCCCGACGAGCAGACCCTCGAACAATGGATCTCCAGCCAGCTCGCCACCGAGTACGGCTACCAGGGCTCCATTACGACCGGGCAGCTGCTCCCGCTGCTCGACGGCCTCGACGAGATGCCCGCGCCTCGTCGGGCGCGCGCCATCCGAGCGATCAGCAACACCTTCGACCCTGACCAGCCACTCGTGCTGACCAGCCGCACCACCGAGTATCTCGACACCCTCACCGATCTGCCCGGCACCACGATGGCCGCCGCAGCGGTCTTGGAACTCGCAGCGATCCCCGCCGACGTCGTACGTGCGCACCTGCAACAGACCACCAGCCGACCCGACGACTGGGCAGCGGCATTCGACCTCGATACGACGCAGCATGGTGGCCGGCTGGCCGCCGCCCTCAACGCGCCCTTGTGGATCGACCTCGCCCGCATCACCCACACCGACCCCGACCAACCCGACAACCAACCCGCCAGACTCCTCGACCTGCCCGACACCGACACCGTCCACGCCTACCTCCTCGACCGGCTCATCCCCGCCGCCTACCCCGACCCACCCGAACCAGACCCCACCGGCCGAACCTGGCGGCGCGCAGACGCTCACCGATACCTCCGCAACCTCGCCAACCACATGCACCGCCACAACACCCAGGACGTCGCCTGGTGGGAACTCGTCCATGCCCTTCCCCGTCCCATCCGACTCGTCTTCGAGTTTGTGGCGGGGCTCGTGGCGGGGCTCGTGGCGGGGCTCGTGGCGGGGCTCGTGGCGGGGCTGTTGGTCGGGCTGTTGGTCGGGCTGGTGGTCGGGCTGGTGTTCGGGCTGGTGTTCGGGTTCGAGGGCGGGCTCGAGGGCGGGCGCGCGACTCTGTCTCGACGAGAGCTTCGCTGGCGACGGTCGAACCGGCCGTTGTTTCGTCGGATCGGATCCGTGCTCGTGGTCGGGCTGGTGTCCGGGCTCGTGTTTGGGTTCGTGGGAGGGCTCTTGTTCGGCGGCGTGTCGGGGCTCTTGGGAGGGCTCGTGTCGGGGCTGGTGTCCGGGCTCGTGTTTGGGTTCGTGGGCGGGCTCGTGGTCGGGCTCTTATACGAGCTCAGCAGGGAGTTCACCACCCTCTTCGACAGCAGCGACGCCGACACGGCATCGGATCCGCTTGCACTCCTCTACGACGACCGGCGTCGATCGCTGGCTGGCGCGATTTGGATCGGCCTCTGGCTTGGGCTGACGTTTGGGCTGGCGTTTGGGTTCGTGGGAGGGCTCGTGGGAGGGCTCGTGTCCGGGCTCGTGGGCGGGCTGGTGTTTGGGTTCGTGCTCGGGCTCGTGGGCGGGCTCGTGCTGAACGCATGGGGTGCTTTTCAAGTTGCGCGATTGTGGTGGTGTATTCGAAACGAACTACCCTGGCCGATCATGGCGTTCCTTGCCGACGCCCATCGGCGGGGCGTGCTACGCCAAGCTGGCGGCGTCTACCAGTTCCGACACGCCCTGCTCCGCGACCGGCTTGCTCAACACGACGACCAAACGCGCTGA
- a CDS encoding FAD-dependent oxidoreductase has protein sequence MTRTDLDALVIGAGVTGLTTAICLAEAGLRVTIWAAEPPERTTSYAAGAMWGPYLVQPVERVRAWSAKTLDVLRRLATDPTTGVRLVAGIEASRTPAPPPPWGAQLDGFRMCEPSELPHGFATGWRYTAPLVDMPIYLGYLRQRLAAVGGQIVIRRLSTLDETIGVAPMIVNCAGMGARDLVPDLDLTPVRGQLVVVENPGITEFFSEDTGLSPDLLHIYPQGETLVLGGTAQPGEWSREPDLETAAAILGRCAEVEPRLRGVRVIEHRVGLRPTRPHVRVEEQRLGAARMIHNYGHSGAGLTLSWGCAFEVADPQESSSRRDQ, from the coding sequence ATGACCCGCACCGATCTCGACGCCCTGGTAATCGGTGCCGGCGTCACCGGTCTCACCACCGCGATCTGCCTCGCCGAGGCCGGTCTGCGGGTCACGATCTGGGCCGCTGAGCCACCCGAGCGGACCACCTCGTACGCCGCCGGAGCGATGTGGGGTCCGTATCTGGTCCAGCCCGTCGAGCGGGTCCGCGCCTGGAGCGCCAAGACGCTCGACGTGCTGCGTCGACTCGCCACCGACCCGACGACCGGCGTACGGCTGGTCGCCGGGATCGAGGCATCACGCACCCCCGCCCCACCGCCACCCTGGGGTGCCCAGCTCGACGGGTTCCGGATGTGCGAGCCGAGCGAGCTACCGCACGGCTTTGCCACTGGCTGGCGCTACACCGCGCCGCTGGTCGACATGCCGATCTACCTCGGCTATCTGCGACAGCGGCTGGCGGCGGTCGGCGGCCAGATCGTGATCCGCCGGCTCAGCACACTGGACGAAACCATTGGTGTCGCACCGATGATCGTCAACTGCGCCGGGATGGGCGCACGTGACCTCGTACCCGATCTCGACCTGACACCGGTCCGTGGACAGCTCGTCGTGGTCGAGAACCCCGGCATCACCGAGTTCTTCTCCGAAGACACCGGGCTCTCACCGGACCTGCTACACATCTATCCGCAGGGCGAGACATTGGTCCTCGGCGGCACCGCCCAGCCCGGCGAGTGGAGTCGAGAACCCGACCTTGAGACCGCAGCCGCGATCCTTGGCCGCTGCGCCGAAGTCGAACCGCGCCTGCGCGGTGTCCGGGTCATCGAGCACCGTGTCGGCCTTCGTCCTACCCGCCCACACGTCCGGGTCGAAGAACAGCGACTCGGCGCCGCCAGGATGATCCACAACTACGGTCACAGTGGGGCTGGCCTCACCCTCTCCTGGGGCTGCGCCTTCGAGGTCGCAGATCCACAAGAGAGCAGTTCCCGCCGGGACCAATGA
- a CDS encoding GMC family oxidoreductase N-terminal domain-containing protein, producing MYDYVVVGAGSAGCVIAARLSEDPDVKVCLIEAGPADSAQNIHVPAAFSKLFRTEFDWDYSSHDDPALDGRRIYLPRGRVFGGSSSINAMIYVRGNRIDYDGWGQPGWSYDEVLPYFIRSEDNERGASPYHGVGGPMSVSDSRSNNPSSAAFVEAAVEAGYAANDDFNGPVQDGFGFFQVTQRDGKRCSTSVAYLHPAMGRPNLTVESGLQVHKVLIENGRAVGITGYQNGQPVTIRAEREVVVSGGAYNSPQLLMLSGIGPAWLLQAFGIPVVLDQPAVGQNLQDHPLIPLNYLHSQPVSLLAAAAPENIELFMAEGRGPMTSNGPEAGGLVRTDPSLPGPDAEFLAAPVMFLESGLGLPTQHALSCGPAMLTPASRGSVTLASEDPTAKPRIEHNYLSEPADLDAAVAAMRIAMEIAGQKAMRPYAESLHRAPASESDQDLRAYARRYAHSIFHAAGSCAMGSVVDAELKVYGVEGLRVADTSIMPTVGRGNPNASAIMIGEKAADLVKGVTAPAPVAAAVA from the coding sequence ATGTACGACTATGTAGTGGTCGGCGCCGGCTCCGCCGGGTGCGTGATCGCGGCCCGACTCAGCGAAGACCCGGACGTCAAGGTCTGCCTGATCGAGGCCGGGCCGGCCGACTCCGCTCAGAACATCCACGTCCCGGCGGCGTTCAGCAAGCTATTCCGGACCGAATTCGACTGGGACTACTCCAGCCACGACGATCCGGCGCTCGACGGCCGCCGGATCTACCTGCCGCGCGGCCGGGTCTTCGGCGGTTCCAGCTCGATCAACGCGATGATCTACGTCCGCGGCAACCGGATCGACTACGACGGCTGGGGCCAGCCGGGCTGGAGCTACGACGAGGTCCTGCCGTACTTCATCCGGTCCGAGGACAACGAGCGCGGTGCCTCGCCCTACCACGGCGTCGGCGGCCCGATGAGTGTCTCCGACAGCCGGTCGAACAACCCCAGTTCGGCGGCGTTCGTCGAGGCGGCCGTCGAGGCCGGGTACGCCGCGAACGACGACTTCAACGGCCCGGTCCAGGACGGCTTCGGATTCTTCCAGGTCACCCAACGTGACGGCAAGCGGTGCAGCACGTCGGTGGCGTACCTGCACCCGGCGATGGGCCGGCCGAACCTGACCGTGGAGTCCGGCCTGCAGGTGCACAAGGTGCTCATCGAGAACGGCCGGGCGGTCGGGATCACCGGCTACCAGAACGGCCAGCCGGTGACGATCCGCGCCGAACGGGAGGTCGTCGTCAGCGGCGGGGCCTACAACTCGCCCCAGCTGCTGATGCTGTCCGGGATCGGCCCGGCGTGGCTGCTGCAGGCCTTCGGCATCCCGGTGGTGCTGGACCAGCCGGCCGTCGGCCAGAACCTGCAGGACCACCCGCTGATCCCGCTCAACTATCTGCATTCGCAGCCGGTCAGCCTGCTGGCGGCGGCGGCACCGGAGAACATCGAACTGTTCATGGCCGAGGGGCGCGGTCCGATGACCTCCAACGGCCCGGAGGCCGGCGGCCTGGTCCGTACCGATCCGAGTCTGCCCGGCCCGGACGCCGAGTTCCTCGCCGCCCCGGTGATGTTCCTGGAAAGCGGGCTCGGGCTGCCGACCCAGCACGCGCTGTCCTGCGGGCCGGCGATGCTGACCCCGGCCAGCCGTGGGTCGGTGACCCTCGCCTCGGAGGATCCGACCGCGAAGCCCCGGATCGAACACAACTATCTGTCCGAACCGGCCGATCTGGACGCCGCCGTCGCGGCGATGCGGATCGCCATGGAGATCGCCGGGCAGAAGGCGATGCGGCCGTACGCCGAGAGCCTGCACCGCGCGCCGGCCTCCGAGTCCGATCAGGACCTTCGGGCGTACGCGCGCCGGTACGCGCACTCGATCTTCCACGCCGCCGGTTCCTGCGCGATGGGGTCGGTGGTCGACGCCGAGCTCAAGGTGTACGGCGTCGAGGGGCTGCGGGTGGCCGACACCTCGATCATGCCGACGGTCGGTCGGGGCAACCCGAACGCCTCGGCGATCATGATCGGTGAGAAGGCGGCGGACCTGGTGAAGGGCGTCACCGCGCCGGCACCGGTGGCCGCCGCCGTCGCCTGA
- a CDS encoding acyl-CoA dehydrogenase family protein, with protein sequence MTVVHAPPHDDLVEKAADLVPLLRKHAAWGEENRRLHDETIEAMTAAGIFKMRVPTRYGGYESDSRTIVEVATQLGRGDGAAAWTASVYWIPSWMVGMFPDETQDEVFGTPDVRVCGTLSPTGMAAPADGGVVVNGRWGFISGAWHSQWQEIIAMSPTPDGGMQPVLALVPMSDLQIVDDWHTSGVRGSGSVTTVATDVFVPQHRVLPLGALMMQQSASVANADSAMYKVPLVGAANVASAGVMVGMAKGAMEAFMERLPDRKITYTMYDSQREAPVTHLQVGEATLKIDAAEFHALRVARRVDERTATGEPWSMLDRASSRADVGAACRLSKEAVDLLNQASGGSSIYSDVPIQRIARDIHVISTHGLIYPATNTELLGRVLCGLEPNTLFI encoded by the coding sequence ATGACCGTAGTCCACGCACCACCCCATGACGATCTGGTAGAGAAAGCGGCGGACCTGGTGCCGCTGCTGCGCAAACACGCGGCGTGGGGCGAGGAGAACCGTCGCCTGCACGACGAGACGATCGAGGCGATGACCGCCGCCGGCATCTTCAAGATGCGGGTGCCGACCCGGTACGGCGGGTACGAGTCGGACAGCCGGACCATCGTCGAGGTGGCCACCCAGCTGGGACGGGGCGACGGCGCGGCGGCGTGGACCGCCTCGGTGTACTGGATCCCCAGCTGGATGGTGGGGATGTTCCCGGACGAGACCCAGGACGAGGTGTTCGGCACCCCCGACGTACGGGTGTGCGGCACGTTGAGCCCGACCGGGATGGCAGCGCCGGCAGACGGCGGCGTCGTCGTCAACGGCCGCTGGGGTTTCATCAGCGGTGCCTGGCACAGCCAGTGGCAGGAGATCATCGCCATGTCGCCGACCCCGGACGGGGGCATGCAGCCGGTGTTGGCGCTGGTGCCGATGTCCGATCTGCAGATCGTCGACGACTGGCACACCTCCGGCGTACGGGGGTCGGGCAGCGTGACCACGGTGGCGACGGACGTGTTCGTGCCGCAGCACCGGGTCCTGCCGCTCGGCGCGCTGATGATGCAGCAGTCCGCCTCGGTGGCCAACGCCGACTCGGCGATGTACAAGGTGCCGCTGGTCGGGGCGGCCAACGTGGCGTCGGCCGGGGTGATGGTCGGGATGGCCAAGGGCGCCATGGAGGCGTTCATGGAGCGGCTGCCCGACCGCAAGATCACCTACACGATGTACGACAGCCAGCGTGAGGCGCCTGTCACCCACCTGCAGGTCGGCGAGGCCACACTCAAGATCGACGCGGCCGAGTTCCACGCGCTGCGGGTGGCCCGCCGGGTCGACGAACGCACCGCCACCGGCGAGCCCTGGAGCATGCTCGACCGGGCCAGCAGCCGGGCCGACGTCGGCGCGGCCTGCCGGCTCAGCAAGGAAGCCGTCGACCTGCTCAACCAGGCCAGCGGCGGCTCGTCGATCTACTCGGACGTGCCGATCCAGCGGATCGCCCGCGACATCCACGTCATCTCCACCCACGGGCTGATCTACCCGGCCACCAACACCGAGCTGCTCGGCCGCGTCCTGTGCGGGCTGGAGCCCAACACGCTGTTCATCTGA
- a CDS encoding aminotransferase class III-fold pyridoxal phosphate-dependent enzyme: MTPPEIDLPTSANGSAGSPLSASELEDLDRRHLIRSIQNGAITERVVVVRGEGCTVWDARGNELLDAAGGGVWHSPIGHGRRDMAEVAAKQMQSIEFFTSLLEFSNDKAIRLAARMAALAPEGIDRVAFSSGGSEAVETAIKAARLYHHRKGAPERTWILARHYSFHGATYGSGTLTGFPPMQFGVGPNLPHVEKLTPPHPYRTEMYGGQDTTDFLVAELEATIERIGAGNIAAMIGEPVMAGGGVLAPPADYWPRMQEVLRRHGILLIADEVVTAYGRMGEWFASPSYGMDPDIITLAKGIAGGYAPLGATLMRDEIADTLLGEGGFFHGYTFQGHPVACALGLETLDIIEREGLLDNAKRISGWLRDGLAAAADLPVVGDVRVEGTLGALELITNEQTREPMAWDAVIGAAFEVREAHGVIARAYGQCLVLAPPLIFTEEQAQTATAAVVEVLSRLRPDGTIAAR, encoded by the coding sequence ATAACCCCACCGGAGATCGATCTGCCCACGTCGGCGAACGGGTCGGCCGGATCCCCGCTCAGTGCGTCCGAGCTGGAGGACCTGGACCGACGGCACCTGATCCGCTCCATCCAGAACGGCGCGATCACCGAGCGCGTCGTCGTCGTCCGCGGTGAAGGCTGCACCGTCTGGGACGCGCGCGGCAACGAACTGCTCGACGCGGCCGGCGGCGGTGTCTGGCACTCGCCGATCGGCCACGGCCGCCGCGACATGGCCGAGGTGGCCGCGAAGCAGATGCAGTCGATCGAGTTCTTCACCAGCCTGCTCGAATTCAGCAACGACAAGGCGATCCGGCTGGCCGCCCGGATGGCCGCCCTCGCTCCCGAGGGCATCGACCGGGTCGCGTTCAGCAGCGGCGGTTCGGAAGCGGTCGAGACGGCGATCAAGGCCGCGCGTCTCTACCACCACCGCAAGGGCGCCCCGGAGCGGACCTGGATCCTGGCCCGGCACTACTCGTTCCACGGTGCCACCTACGGCAGCGGCACGCTGACCGGGTTCCCGCCCATGCAGTTCGGGGTCGGCCCGAACCTGCCGCACGTGGAGAAGCTGACCCCGCCGCACCCGTACCGCACCGAGATGTACGGCGGACAGGACACCACCGACTTCCTGGTCGCCGAACTGGAGGCCACCATCGAGCGGATCGGGGCCGGCAACATCGCCGCGATGATCGGTGAGCCGGTGATGGCCGGCGGCGGTGTGCTCGCGCCACCGGCCGACTACTGGCCAAGGATGCAGGAGGTGCTGCGTCGGCACGGCATCCTGCTGATCGCCGACGAGGTCGTCACCGCGTACGGCCGGATGGGGGAGTGGTTCGCCTCGCCCAGCTACGGCATGGACCCGGACATCATCACCCTGGCCAAGGGCATCGCCGGCGGGTACGCGCCGCTCGGCGCGACCCTGATGCGCGACGAGATCGCCGACACGCTGCTCGGCGAGGGCGGCTTCTTCCACGGCTACACCTTCCAGGGCCACCCGGTGGCCTGCGCGCTGGGCCTGGAGACCCTCGACATCATCGAGCGGGAAGGCCTGCTGGACAACGCCAAGCGGATCAGCGGCTGGCTGCGCGACGGGCTCGCCGCCGCCGCCGACCTGCCGGTGGTCGGCGACGTCCGGGTCGAGGGCACCCTCGGCGCGCTGGAACTGATCACCAACGAGCAGACCCGGGAACCGATGGCCTGGGACGCGGTCATCGGGGCCGCCTTCGAGGTCCGCGAGGCGCACGGCGTGATCGCCCGCGCGTACGGCCAGTGTCTGGTGCTCGCCCCGCCGCTGATCTTCACGGAGGAGCAGGCCCAGACGGCCACCGCCGCCGTCGTCGAGGTGCTGTCCCGGCTGCGCCCGGACGGGACCATCGCCGCGCGCTGA
- a CDS encoding 3-oxoacyl-[acyl-carrier-protein] synthase III C-terminal domain-containing protein → MTSIIEVAQYLPSHRIPVAEQTAALAVDSDAYQRYYGFGHVRRDADANLAEQLRAAGAALRWLPGREDQVRYVVHAPTIQLTAPYPINPVATASQALGLRHALPFSLTQHACASALLAIDVCGTLLATEDPDAVALVFTGEKTFTRVARVIDHSAVMGEGVAAVLVRAHGDSDRVLAYATRILGQFHEAPELTPELDAEFQQMYADTLAEVIQAALKQADLAVTDVALVLPHNVNRLSWLRVMRRAGIPMDRLYLDNQAELGHCFGADPFIAYRSARAGGRLRRGDHYLMVAAGLGATLAAMVFRH, encoded by the coding sequence GTGACCTCGATCATCGAAGTGGCCCAGTACCTGCCATCGCACCGGATCCCGGTAGCGGAGCAGACGGCCGCGCTCGCCGTCGACAGCGACGCCTACCAGCGCTACTACGGTTTCGGCCACGTCCGGCGGGACGCGGACGCCAACCTGGCCGAGCAACTGCGGGCGGCCGGCGCAGCACTACGCTGGCTGCCGGGCCGCGAGGACCAGGTCCGGTACGTGGTGCACGCCCCGACGATCCAGCTCACCGCGCCGTACCCGATCAATCCGGTGGCGACCGCGAGCCAGGCCCTCGGGCTGCGCCACGCGCTGCCGTTCTCGCTGACCCAGCACGCCTGCGCCTCCGCGCTGCTGGCCATCGACGTCTGCGGCACGCTGCTGGCCACCGAGGATCCGGACGCGGTCGCGCTGGTGTTCACCGGGGAGAAGACGTTCACCCGGGTCGCGCGGGTGATCGACCACTCGGCGGTGATGGGCGAGGGGGTGGCCGCCGTACTCGTCCGGGCACACGGCGACTCCGACCGGGTGCTGGCCTACGCCACCCGGATCCTGGGTCAGTTCCACGAGGCACCCGAGTTGACGCCGGAGCTGGACGCCGAGTTCCAGCAGATGTACGCCGACACCCTGGCCGAGGTGATCCAGGCGGCCCTGAAGCAGGCGGACCTCGCCGTGACCGATGTCGCGCTGGTCCTGCCGCACAACGTCAACCGACTTTCCTGGCTGCGGGTGATGCGCCGAGCCGGGATCCCGATGGACCGCCTCTACCTGGACAACCAGGCCGAGCTGGGGCACTGCTTCGGCGCGGATCCGTTCATCGCCTACCGGTCGGCCCGGGCAGGCGGGCGGTTGCGTCGCGGCGACCACTATCTGATGGTCGCCGCCGGGCTCGGCGCCACGCTGGCCGCGATGGTCTTTCGGCACTAG
- a CDS encoding alpha/beta hydrolase, with the protein MSNGEKIVKANGVDLCVETFGDSSDPAILLVHGASASMIWWETELCERIAQAGRYVIRFDNRDTGKSVSYPPGQPGYALTDMTDDAVGILDALGVERAHLVGRSLAGAIVLLAAQRYPDRVASLTLVTTTTGGSNLPPPSGEFINYTSSGGPNPGDPKAVTDFIVGLMRIYSGPSPYFDEDHQRELAHVDIERTDNIASCLTNHFVIDTSGSVDFGAIDVPTLVVHGEQDPVFPIEHGQALQKAIPTASLLVLEKAGHEVPAGLWDVFVADLVAHTNR; encoded by the coding sequence ATGTCCAACGGTGAGAAGATCGTCAAAGCCAACGGCGTCGATCTCTGTGTCGAAACCTTCGGCGATTCCTCCGACCCGGCGATCCTGCTGGTCCACGGCGCCTCGGCGTCGATGATCTGGTGGGAGACGGAACTGTGCGAACGGATCGCGCAGGCCGGTCGGTACGTCATCCGGTTCGACAACCGGGACACCGGCAAGTCGGTGAGCTACCCGCCGGGCCAGCCCGGCTACGCGCTCACCGACATGACCGACGACGCGGTGGGCATCCTGGACGCCCTCGGCGTCGAACGGGCACACCTGGTCGGTCGGTCGCTGGCAGGCGCGATCGTCCTGCTGGCGGCGCAGCGCTACCCCGACCGGGTCGCGTCGCTCACCCTGGTCACCACCACGACCGGTGGCTCGAACCTGCCGCCACCGTCGGGCGAGTTCATCAACTACACCAGTTCCGGTGGACCCAACCCGGGCGACCCGAAGGCCGTCACCGACTTCATCGTCGGCCTGATGCGGATCTACTCCGGGCCGTCGCCGTACTTCGACGAGGACCACCAGCGCGAGCTGGCCCACGTCGACATCGAGCGGACCGACAACATCGCCTCCTGCCTGACCAACCACTTCGTCATCGACACCAGCGGCTCGGTCGACTTCGGCGCCATCGACGTGCCGACCCTGGTGGTCCACGGCGAACAGGACCCGGTCTTCCCGATCGAACACGGCCAGGCACTGCAGAAGGCGATCCCGACCGCCTCCCTGCTGGTGCTGGAGAAGGCCGGACACGAGGTACCGGCCGGACTCTGGGACGTCTTCGTCGCCGACCTGGTGGCGCACACCAACCGCTGA
- a CDS encoding ABC transporter permease, which produces MTSTLQHSGYLAGRSMRLLARQPAYLVFTLLQPMVWLLLFSQLFQRVTDVPGFGYDSYVTFLTPGVIVMTAIMSANWAGTSFIDDMRTGVLDRNLTSPVSRAGMVNGALAYWAVVTTVQALIVFGVGLLLGARFAGGLVGVLLVIVSANLLALVFAAFSCAMALVVRSQETLIGMSMFITLPLTFLSSVLMAPSLLPDWIQTVTKFNPVDWAAVASRTALSADPDWGVVGGRLALLAGLLVVMTFLATRAFRAYQRAV; this is translated from the coding sequence ATGACCAGCACGCTGCAACACTCCGGCTACCTGGCCGGCCGGTCGATGCGGCTCCTCGCCCGCCAGCCCGCCTATCTCGTGTTCACCCTGCTCCAGCCGATGGTCTGGCTGCTGCTGTTCAGCCAGCTGTTCCAGCGGGTCACCGACGTGCCCGGCTTCGGCTACGACTCGTACGTCACCTTCCTCACCCCCGGCGTGATCGTGATGACCGCGATCATGTCCGCGAACTGGGCCGGTACGTCGTTCATCGACGACATGCGGACCGGCGTGCTGGACCGCAACCTCACCTCCCCGGTGAGCCGGGCCGGCATGGTCAACGGCGCGCTCGCCTACTGGGCGGTGGTCACCACCGTCCAGGCGTTGATCGTCTTCGGGGTCGGCCTGCTGCTCGGGGCCCGCTTCGCCGGCGGTCTGGTCGGCGTCCTGCTGGTGATCGTCTCGGCCAACCTGCTCGCGTTGGTGTTCGCGGCGTTCTCCTGCGCCATGGCGCTCGTGGTGCGCTCCCAGGAGACGCTGATCGGCATGTCGATGTTCATCACCCTGCCGTTGACGTTCCTGTCCTCGGTGCTGATGGCACCGTCGTTGCTGCCCGACTGGATCCAGACGGTGACCAAGTTCAACCCGGTGGACTGGGCCGCCGTGGCCAGCCGTACGGCGTTGTCGGCGGACCCGGACTGGGGCGTCGTCGGCGGCCGGCTCGCCCTGCTGGCCGGACTGCTGGTGGTGATGACCTTCCTGGCCACCCGCGCCTTCCGGGCGTACCAGCGGGCGGTATGA
- a CDS encoding ATP-binding cassette domain-containing protein, translated as MSVTAPKQQTVDAAADSRSAAIEAVDLAKSYGRGERAVPALRGVSFAAPTGSILGLLGPNGAGKSTAVKILTTLSAADSGTATVAGIDVATDPAGVRRVIGYVPQKPCFDPNLTGRENLTLQAKIYGMKAGARGAVDDMLARFDLTDAADRITRKWSGGMQRKLDVAMGLIHGPAVLFLDEPTTGLDPEARSDLWTAIAELTASGSLTVLLTTHYLEEADQLADHLVIVDRGVVVAAGTPEQLKDDLAGDTIHVRLAATDQAEAASKAVSAVDGVEQVTAAGRDVRARTAVASTALPKVLAALEAAAVPISSVTAARPSLDQVYLHHAGREFDAGVTTNDKEAAAR; from the coding sequence GTGTCCGTGACCGCACCCAAGCAGCAGACCGTCGACGCGGCGGCGGACAGTCGGTCCGCCGCCATCGAAGCCGTCGACCTGGCCAAGTCGTACGGCCGTGGTGAGCGTGCGGTGCCGGCGCTTCGTGGGGTCAGCTTCGCCGCCCCGACCGGCTCGATCCTGGGCCTGTTGGGCCCGAACGGCGCCGGCAAGTCCACCGCGGTCAAGATCCTGACCACCCTGTCGGCGGCCGACTCGGGCACCGCCACGGTGGCCGGGATCGACGTGGCCACCGACCCCGCCGGTGTCCGGCGGGTGATCGGGTACGTGCCGCAGAAGCCGTGCTTCGACCCCAACCTCACCGGCCGGGAGAACCTGACCCTGCAGGCCAAGATCTACGGGATGAAGGCCGGTGCCCGTGGCGCCGTCGACGACATGCTCGCCCGGTTCGACCTGACCGACGCGGCCGACCGGATCACCCGCAAGTGGTCCGGCGGCATGCAGCGCAAACTCGACGTGGCGATGGGCCTGATCCACGGTCCGGCGGTGTTGTTCCTCGACGAGCCGACCACCGGCCTGGACCCGGAGGCGCGTAGCGATCTGTGGACCGCGATCGCCGAGCTCACCGCGTCCGGCAGCCTGACCGTGCTGCTCACCACCCACTACCTGGAAGAGGCCGACCAGCTCGCCGACCACCTGGTGATCGTCGACCGGGGCGTCGTCGTCGCGGCCGGCACCCCCGAACAGCTCAAGGACGATCTCGCCGGCGACACCATCCACGTCCGGCTCGCCGCGACCGACCAGGCCGAGGCGGCCAGCAAGGCGGTCTCCGCCGTGGACGGGGTCGAGCAGGTCACCGCTGCCGGTCGGGACGTACGGGCCCGTACCGCCGTCGCCAGCACCGCCCTGCCGAAGGTGCTGGCCGCGTTGGAGGCCGCGGCGGTGCCGATCTCGTCGGTCACCGCCGCCCGTCCGTCCCTGGACCAGGTCTACCTGCACCACGCCGGCCGGGAGTTCGACGCCGGTGTCACGACCAACGACAAGGAGGCTGCCGCCCGATGA